A part of Aegilops tauschii subsp. strangulata cultivar AL8/78 chromosome 2, Aet v6.0, whole genome shotgun sequence genomic DNA contains:
- the LOC109784270 gene encoding uncharacterized protein: MEMEVNTDDMESLSDDSDWSSLDNSDIEELLQDDDVEMMGLLLDVQELEDRAKLKDQRRGSKMRRVTIYRNRGLGHEQLMQDYFAEIVTDCEAASDYFKRRRSIAGIMGFSGYQKILAAMQVIAYGIPADYTDEYLRIGQDTTMASVCRFAKLVIRLYGDEYLRAPNEEDTKRLMEMNEKRGWPGMLGSLDCMHWTWKNCPKAWQGMYCGKSRDATIVLEAVALEDTWIWHAFFGLPGTLNDINVLNRSPLFARLVSRDAPTCNYKIMDNEYSMGYYLTDGIYPEWATLVKSIKEKNGVPLTRK, encoded by the exons ATGGAG ATGGAGGTGAACACCGACGACATGGAGTCGTTGTCCGATGATTCCGATTGGTCGTCATTGGACAATTCGGACATTGAGGAGTTGCTTCAAGACGATGACGTCGAGATGATGGGCCTCCTCCTCGACGTGCAAGAGTTAGAAGACCGCGCGAAGCTGAAGGATCAGAGGAGAGGGTCGAAGATGAGGCGAGTCACCATCTACCGGAACCGCGGTCTCGGACACGAGCAATTGATGCAAGACTACTTCGCGGAG ATTGTCACCGATTGTGAGGCCGCCTCAGATTACTTCAAACGTCGTAGATCCATCGCCGGTATCATGGGGTTTAGTGGGTACCAAAAGATATTGGCTGCAATGCAGGTGATCGCCTATGGCATACCCGCAGACTATACCGACGAGTATCTTCGCATTGGACAAGATACAACCATGGCGTCCGTTTGTAGGTTTGCAAAATTGGTCATCCGATTGTATGGTGATGAGTATCTTCGGGCACCCAACGAGGAAGATACAAAGAGATTGATGGAGATGAATGAAAAAAGGGGATGGCCGGGGATGCTTGGTAGTcttgattgcatgcattggacATGGAAAAATTGCCCAAAAGCATGGCAAGGAATGTATTGCGGTAAAAGCCGTGATGCTACCATTGTGCTTGAGGCCGTGGCATTAGAGGACACATGGATCTGGCATGCATTTTTTGGTTTGCCGGGAACACTCAATGATATCAATGTGCTCAATAGATCTCCTTTGTTTGCAAGATTAGTTTCTAGGGATGCTCCAACTTGCAACTACAAAATCATGGACAATGAGTACTCAATGGGATACTATCTCACCGATGGAATTTATCCCGAGTGGGCAACTCTTGTGAAGTCCATCAAGGAGAAAAATGGGGTGCCCTTAACCAGAAAATAG